The Brevibacillus brevis genome contains a region encoding:
- the fdhD gene encoding formate dehydrogenase accessory sulfurtransferase FdhD gives MQPVCVLSHVLHYKNGTLKEVEDSIVTESPITIMLNQEEFATLVCSPEYIEELVIGFLASEGVINAYSDIADLFIDETTGHAYVEAKKVNKYNQMFHSKRYVTSCCGKSRQSFYFYNDARTVKKVEAKGVLLSSTDCFRFMQEMQRSAKLFQKTGGVHNAALCDKNGIVLSRMDIGRHNALDKLYGYCLMHSVSIEDKIMVFSGRISSEVLLKVAKIGCSVVLSKSAPTELALRLAQELGITTVGFIRNQTFNVYTWPERIAEVERGKSSDSK, from the coding sequence ATTCAACCTGTGTGCGTTTTATCACATGTCCTGCATTATAAAAATGGTACTTTAAAAGAAGTGGAAGATTCCATCGTGACAGAGTCACCCATTACGATCATGTTGAATCAGGAAGAGTTTGCGACTTTAGTTTGCAGTCCGGAATACATCGAAGAACTCGTCATTGGTTTTCTGGCGTCTGAAGGAGTGATAAACGCATATTCTGACATAGCAGATCTCTTCATAGACGAAACAACGGGACACGCCTATGTGGAAGCAAAAAAAGTGAACAAATACAACCAGATGTTTCACTCGAAAAGATACGTTACTTCCTGTTGTGGGAAAAGTCGGCAAAGTTTTTACTTTTATAATGATGCGCGAACAGTGAAAAAGGTTGAAGCCAAAGGAGTCTTGCTCTCAAGTACTGATTGTTTTCGATTCATGCAAGAGATGCAACGCTCTGCAAAACTCTTTCAAAAAACGGGTGGCGTTCATAATGCTGCCTTGTGCGATAAAAACGGAATTGTTCTCTCCAGAATGGATATAGGACGACATAATGCACTCGATAAACTATACGGATATTGTTTGATGCATTCCGTATCTATTGAAGATAAAATCATGGTCTTTAGTGGCCGCATTTCTTCCGAGGTATTGTTGAAAGTAGCCAAGATAGGATGTAGCGTTGTTTTATCAAAATCAGCTCCTACTGAATTGGCTCTTCGTCTGGCACAGGAGCTTGGTATTACCACGGTTGGTTTTATTCGAAATCAGACGTTTAACGTGTACACCTGGCCCGAACGAATTGCAGAGGTAGAAAGGGGGAAGTCCAGTGATTCCAAGTGA
- a CDS encoding phosphate-starvation-inducible PsiE family protein, with the protein MMKETSIVHFYQRMLNISLIILGLVLSFYLVRELYFIVTAAILGNTNVHDILEEVLAFFLYFVFVSMIVKYFKEAYHFPLRYLIYIGITGTIRFVIVNRDDALNNLILSLVILILVICYLLLAPRKNKWGEWKENIE; encoded by the coding sequence ATGATGAAGGAGACATCGATCGTGCACTTCTATCAACGGATGTTAAATATTTCACTCATCATTCTGGGGCTGGTCTTGAGCTTTTATCTTGTACGTGAACTGTATTTCATTGTGACCGCTGCAATTCTTGGCAATACTAACGTTCATGATATTTTGGAGGAAGTCTTAGCCTTTTTTCTGTACTTTGTTTTTGTTTCTATGATCGTCAAATATTTCAAGGAAGCGTATCACTTTCCGCTGCGTTACCTCATCTATATCGGCATTACCGGCACGATACGTTTTGTTATCGTCAATCGTGATGACGCTTTGAATAATCTGATTCTATCGCTAGTTATTCTTATTCTGGTCATTTGTTACCTATTGTTGGCTCCTCGCAAGAACAAGTGGGGGGAATGGAAGGAGAACATCGAATGA
- a CDS encoding DUF1641 domain-containing protein, translated as MARPISKVLEPVLTEKEKQDQTVESVIHALAKNPEGIQATIKLLQELHESGILGALNAAVEAKEDIAKIVVGQMVRPPVTNMINNAMAAAGGLAELDPEMTKKLMGGVTKGLQRADDALRSGKKVGVIDLMKALRDPDINRAMGFGINLLKGLGEGLKE; from the coding sequence ATGGCAAGACCGATTTCAAAAGTGCTAGAACCTGTTCTTACCGAAAAAGAAAAACAAGATCAAACGGTAGAAAGTGTCATACATGCGCTCGCCAAAAATCCGGAAGGGATCCAGGCTACGATCAAGCTGCTCCAGGAACTCCATGAAAGTGGAATTCTTGGAGCGCTTAACGCGGCCGTTGAAGCGAAAGAAGATATTGCCAAAATTGTCGTAGGACAAATGGTGCGTCCTCCTGTCACCAATATGATCAACAATGCGATGGCTGCCGCAGGTGGGCTTGCAGAGCTAGATCCTGAAATGACAAAAAAGCTGATGGGCGGTGTTACAAAGGGGCTACAAAGGGCAGATGACGCTCTTCGCTCTGGAAAAAAGGTAGGTGTCATCGATTTGATGAAAGCTCTGCGTGATCCAGACATCAACCGGGCGATGGGTTTTGGCATAAACCTGCTGAAAGGATTAGGAGAGGGCCTAAAGGAATGA
- a CDS encoding DUF2294 domain-containing protein yields the protein MTKNLEHQFSMLVREIRKEYVGNGPKEIVTRFCGPWVICEMKGNLTNVEKFMILSEEGKRMVHDARTKLVKNIYNDPAVVAKLEDIIHAKVLRIFSDISIEEDIAMTVYVLDRPIS from the coding sequence ATGACGAAAAACCTGGAACATCAATTCAGCATGCTAGTTCGTGAGATACGAAAAGAATACGTCGGTAACGGTCCAAAAGAAATCGTTACACGTTTTTGTGGTCCATGGGTGATCTGTGAGATGAAAGGAAACCTGACAAATGTAGAAAAATTTATGATTTTGTCTGAAGAAGGCAAACGAATGGTACACGATGCGCGCACGAAGCTCGTGAAGAACATTTACAACGACCCTGCGGTAGTAGCAAAACTCGAGGATATCATCCACGCAAAGGTTTTGCGGATTTTTTCAGATATCAGTATTGAAGAGGATATTGCCATGACCGTCTATGTTTTAGATAGACCGATTTCTTGA
- the moaA gene encoding GTP 3',8-cyclase MoaA, giving the protein MIPSELVDAFGRVHDYLRISVTDRCNLRCVYCMPADGMEFEPDENILSLQEITEVVRVLAEIGVKKVRLTGGEPLVRKGIENLVFAIAEIPGIEDIAITTNGIFLAKKAEKLKAAGLNRVNISLDTLKADRFSLITRGGDVHRVLDSIAACQQVGIDPIKLNVVLMKGINDDEIEDFLQLTIDRHLQVRFIEYMPIGHNDMKWKQSYLPLSAVLDRCHQLGWKVTESHDVRGNGPAQTFRIEGAKGSFGLIHPVSDHFCETCNRLRLTADGNIKPCLYWSDEFNVRKCIGNDEAVRDLFFRALRIKPLNHEMAKALVDESQTHVPTVRRMSQIGG; this is encoded by the coding sequence GTGATTCCAAGTGAATTGGTGGACGCTTTTGGTCGTGTCCATGACTATCTACGCATTTCGGTAACGGATCGTTGCAACTTGCGATGTGTTTACTGCATGCCTGCTGATGGAATGGAATTTGAACCTGATGAAAATATCCTGTCCTTGCAAGAAATAACCGAGGTTGTGAGGGTTTTGGCCGAAATAGGGGTCAAAAAAGTAAGGCTGACAGGTGGAGAACCATTGGTTCGCAAAGGCATTGAAAATTTGGTATTCGCGATAGCGGAAATTCCAGGAATCGAAGATATCGCTATAACTACTAATGGTATTTTCTTGGCGAAAAAGGCCGAAAAATTAAAAGCAGCTGGCTTGAACCGTGTGAATATCAGTCTGGATACATTGAAAGCGGATCGTTTTTCGTTGATTACCCGCGGTGGTGATGTCCATCGAGTTCTGGATAGTATAGCTGCATGCCAACAAGTAGGGATCGATCCAATTAAGTTGAACGTCGTTCTTATGAAGGGGATCAACGATGACGAAATAGAAGATTTTCTTCAGTTAACGATCGATCGTCATTTACAAGTGCGATTTATTGAGTACATGCCCATCGGCCACAACGACATGAAGTGGAAGCAATCCTATCTGCCGTTGTCCGCCGTATTGGATCGTTGTCATCAATTGGGCTGGAAAGTGACGGAGAGTCATGATGTGCGAGGCAACGGACCCGCACAAACTTTTCGGATAGAAGGGGCCAAGGGGAGTTTTGGGCTTATTCATCCCGTGAGCGATCATTTCTGTGAAACGTGTAACCGGCTTCGTTTGACCGCGGATGGAAACATAAAGCCATGCTTATACTGGTCGGATGAGTTTAACGTTCGTAAGTGCATTGGAAATGATGAAGCGGTACGCGATCTCTTTTTCCGAGCATTGCGTATCAAGCCACTGAATCACGAAATGGCCAAAGCTTTAGTCGATGAGAGTCAGACGCATGTACCAACCGTTAGGCGTATGTCTCAAATTGGAGGGTAG